A stretch of DNA from Bacillus sp. NP157:
AGCACGGCGGGTTGGTCCGCCGAGCAGGTGCGGCCGGCGCTGGCCGCGTACGCCGACACGGACTTCGCGATCCCCGTGCCACGCCCGCGTCCGTACCTGTCGGCCCGCGAGGCATTCATCTACCTGGTGATTTTCACCACCCTCTACCTCAGCGCCTTCCACCTGGGCTCGCTACTGTTCAGCCTGATCAATCGCGCGTTCCCCGATCCCACGGACACGTATGGCTATCTTCGCCTCGGCCCCGACCTGCGCTGGTCGCTGGCGTCGATCATCATCGCTTTCCCCGTGTTCCTCTGGCTCACCGCGCGTAACGAGCATGAGCTCGCCCGGCAGCCGGCGAAGCGCCAGTCGGCGGTGCGGCGGTGGCTGACCTACCTGACCCTGTTCGTCGCTTCGGTCGCCCTGATCTGCGACCTCACCACGCTTGCCGACCACCTGTTGGGCGGCGAGATGACGATACGCTTCGCGTTGAAGGTGCTGGTCGCCGGCGTGATCGCGGTGGTCGGTTTCATGTACTACCTGCGCGACCTGCGTCGCGACGAGGTGAAGGCATGAGCGGGCGGCGGAGCCTGGGCATCGCCGTCAGCGTGGTGATGGCGGTGGCGGTCGGCGCGGGCCTGTGGGTGAACGGCACGCCGATGCATCAACGCCGGCTGGCACAGGACACGATGCGCGAAAGGGCATTGACCAACCTGGCGACCCGGATCGATTTCTATGGCGACAAGCACAAGGTGGTGCCTGCCACGCTGGCGGAGATCGCGCCGGCCGCTGGCGACCGAATGGACCCGGTGACACAGGTGCCCTTTACCTACGAGGGCCACGCCAGGGAATACACCCTCTGCGCGACGTTCGAGGCGGCGGGCATGGAGGCACCGCCCACGTCGGGTGAACGGTTTGCGCAGCATCCGCAAGGCCGGGCGTGTTTCCATCGCTCGCTCGATGGCGCGGACGATGCACCGACGCCCTACACCGGCGAGGGTGATCCCTGATCCCTGATCCGGATCAGGAGCTTGCAGGTGTTTCTTCAGGCTAGCCGCGCACGGCGTCCACATATCTGAGACTGGCCCGGCGTAGCGTCTGGCCCATGGCGATGGTGCACTGGGTCCAGATGGGCGAACGGCAATACGCGATCCTGGAAGGGACGTCGCGGGCGTTTGCCCGCGTCAGCCCGGAGGGCGACCGTTGGGTGGTGCGCTGGCGGTATGGGCCGAAGGCAGGGCAGGGCCTTACCCTGCGCGGCGTGTCGCTGATGCAGCGGATGATCATGCGCTGGGCGGAGCACAACGAGGCCGCCTTGCGGAAGCGCATTCCCGCAGCGAGCAAGCCCTACGAGCCGCCGAACGCGCAGGAGCGGTATTTCTACGATGCGGTCTGGCCCGGCTACGTACCGGCTTCGCGGCGGCCTCGCCGCATGGTGCGTGAAAACCACTGATCCGGCGGGGGATTGAGCCCGGGGCGGGCGACACCATCTATGGGGCATCCCCCATTCCCCGGTAACACTCCCATGAATGCCGAACGTTTCGTTCAGGCCCTGCAGGATGCCGTGGTTCGCGACAACCTCGCGGTCTACGCGGATCTGTTCAGGATGTCGCCCGAGCAAGCCGTGGACCCGCACTGGGTCCGCGCCCTGTCGCTGTTCCAGAACCTGGACGCGGAGGGAAAGGCCACCCTGATGGACATCGTCTGCCAGGTGATGGTCGAGACCACCGCGAACCTGCTGGGCATTGCCGATGGCTGCTGCCCGGTAGCGGGTGTGAAGGGCTCGGTCGGGCTGGTGGTCGACGGCATGTCGATGGGTGGCGAACTGCAGGAGCTGTTCCTGGAACTCAACGAAGCGGCTGACGCCCCGCCTGCGCGACTGGCATAGTCGGGGTTCGTTTCCCCGTAAGGTTTGCCATGCGTTCCACTGCCCTGAAGGCTGTGGCGATCGCGCTGCTGTCGGCGCTGTTCTTCACGTTCACCTACGTACTTAACCGTGCCGTCGTCAGCGGTGGCGGCCACTGGCAGTGGGCGGTGGTCCTGCGCTACCTGTTTACCCTGCCGTTGCTGGCCATCGTGTTGCCGTTCCAGGGTGGCCTGGGCCGGCTTCCTGCTGAACTGCGCGCGCACCCGCGGGCGTGGCTGGGCTGGAGTTCGGTCGGCTTCGTGCTGTTCGGCGTTCCGCTGACCTGGGCGGCAAGCAGTGGGCCGTCGTGGCTGGTGGCCGGCAGTTTCCAGATGACCGTGCTGGCGGGGCCGTTGATGGCACCTTTCATCTATCGGGACGAACGCGCCCGCTGGCATGTCGGTGCGCTGGGCATCGGTGCCCTGATCGTGCTGGGCGTGATGCTGTTGCAGTTCGGTCATGCGCGCGGCTCGCTCGACGCCGCGGCATGGCTGGCCGTGGGTGCGGTGGTGTTCGCAGCCTTCGCCTATCCGCTGGGTAACCGGAAGATACTCCTGCACCTGGAGCGTACCGGGACGAAGCTCGGCCCGGTGCAGCGGGTGTTCGGCATGACTTTGGCGAGCTGGCCGCTGTGGCTGGTGTTAGCCGCCGGCAGCTGGGCGACGATCGGTCCGCCGTCGTGGCGCGAAGTGGTGCTTGCCGCGGGCGTCGCCTTGTCGTCGGGAGTGATCGCCACCGTGTTGTTCTTCCACGCCACCGAGATGGTCGGCCGCCAGCCCACCGCGCTTGC
This window harbors:
- a CDS encoding multidrug resistance efflux transporter family protein, whose protein sequence is MRSTALKAVAIALLSALFFTFTYVLNRAVVSGGGHWQWAVVLRYLFTLPLLAIVLPFQGGLGRLPAELRAHPRAWLGWSSVGFVLFGVPLTWAASSGPSWLVAGSFQMTVLAGPLMAPFIYRDERARWHVGALGIGALIVLGVMLLQFGHARGSLDAAAWLAVGAVVFAAFAYPLGNRKILLHLERTGTKLGPVQRVFGMTLASWPLWLVLAAGSWATIGPPSWREVVLAAGVALSSGVIATVLFFHATEMVGRQPTALAAVEAMQAAELLFATIIGVTFLGESWPDALSGLGAIAIVVGIALFAWVSGREGGGEEAGDRGA